TCTGGAGAGCCCCTCGGAGGATTGTAAAGGGCCGGCATATATACAGAAACGGCATACATCATACAGTGGACGTTTTTTTTTGAAAAACAGCTTCGGGTTTGGAGGAACAAACTCGGTGTTAGTTATCAGGAGGTGTAGGGAATGATTAGCCGCAAGGAGATTGAAAAAAAGGTCAAAGAGGTTTTAATTAACGAGTTTGAGCTGGATGAGGCTGCTTTAACTTCTGAAGCTAATTTATATACGGATTTGGAATTGGACAGCCTCGATAGTGTCAACCTGGTGGCAGCTTTGGAAAAGGCTTTTTCTTTTAAGTTTTCCCGTGAAAAAGATGAGGAGAAGGTCCGGGCAATTCGTACTGTCAGCGATATTTATGATTTCATTGACAGTAAACAGAGAGAGGGATGAACAGAGGCAAAATATCCATTTCAGATTATTTTTTTATTATTTTTAGCCAAATATTTTTAGTTTATTTTATTATTATGAGCATAATTTATCTGACATTTGTGCCGTTTATAGTACTAATCAGCCTTATTGCAGAGGGCTGTGGAATAGACGGCTCAGCAAGAAGATTTACCTATATATACAGTAAGTTTTCGATGGCTCTTTTTTGGCCGGTTTTGAGAATTTCGGTTGCCGGCAGGGAGTTACAGCCGGGGGGGCCTGTTGTATATGTGGTAAATCACCGCTCGGCAGTGGACGCTTACCTTACCGCTGCGTATGCTCATTGCCATACTATAATGTTTGTAAGGGCATGGCCCTTTAAAATACCGTTCTATGGAACAATCATGCGTTTAAACGGCTACGTTAATTCCGAGGAGATGTCCTTTTTTGAATTTGTTGAAACCAAAGGTAAAGAGTTGGTTAGCCGTAATGTGTCAATGCTTATTTTTCCGGAGGGACACAGATCCCCGGACAATAAACTCCACCGTTTTCACTCAGGCGCTTTCTCTTTGTCATGCAGCCTCAATATTCCTGTTGTACCGGTGTGTATAACGGGCTCGGAGAGATGTCTCTCAAAACAAAGGCCGTATTTGTTTCCGGCTAAGATACACATAGAGATTTTGCCCCCGGTATTTAATGACGCCTTTACCGGGCAG
The nucleotide sequence above comes from Nitrospirae bacterium YQR-1. Encoded proteins:
- a CDS encoding phosphopantetheine-binding protein: MISRKEIEKKVKEVLINEFELDEAALTSEANLYTDLELDSLDSVNLVAALEKAFSFKFSREKDEEKVRAIRTVSDIYDFIDSKQREG
- a CDS encoding 1-acyl-sn-glycerol-3-phosphate acyltransferase, which gives rise to MNRGKISISDYFFIIFSQIFLVYFIIMSIIYLTFVPFIVLISLIAEGCGIDGSARRFTYIYSKFSMALFWPVLRISVAGRELQPGGPVVYVVNHRSAVDAYLTAAYAHCHTIMFVRAWPFKIPFYGTIMRLNGYVNSEEMSFFEFVETKGKELVSRNVSMLIFPEGHRSPDNKLHRFHSGAFSLSCSLNIPVVPVCITGSERCLSKQRPYLFPAKIHIEILPPVFNDAFTGQFREYEMKKHVFNLMKNKLGE